A single window of Methylomarinum sp. Ch1-1 DNA harbors:
- the ilvC gene encoding ketol-acid reductoisomerase: MQVYYDKDADLSIIKGKKVAIIGYGSQGHAHANNLKDSGVDVVVGLRAGSASVAKAEASGLTVKTVPEAVASADVVMILTPDEFQSQLYKQEIEPNLKQGAALAFAHGFAILYNQIVPRADLDVIMIAPKAPGHTVRSEFVRGGGIPDLIAIQQDASGTAKDICLSYASAIGGGRSGIIETTFRDETETDLFGEQAVLCGGAVELVKAGFETLVEAGYEPEMAYFECLHELKLIVDLMFEGGIANMNYSISNNAEYGEYVTGPRVINEESRWAMREALQNIQSGDYAKRFIMEGMTNYPEMTARRRLNAEHPIEQVGEKLRAMMPWIEANKIVDKSKN, encoded by the coding sequence ATGCAAGTTTATTACGATAAAGACGCTGACCTTTCCATTATCAAAGGTAAAAAAGTCGCGATTATTGGTTATGGCTCACAAGGCCACGCTCATGCAAACAACCTGAAAGACTCCGGTGTTGACGTTGTGGTTGGTTTGCGTGCGGGTTCTGCATCGGTGGCGAAAGCCGAAGCCTCGGGACTGACTGTTAAAACGGTGCCAGAAGCCGTCGCCAGCGCCGATGTCGTGATGATCCTGACTCCCGATGAATTTCAATCGCAATTGTATAAACAAGAAATTGAGCCTAACCTGAAGCAAGGCGCTGCCCTGGCTTTCGCGCATGGTTTTGCGATCCTTTATAACCAAATCGTGCCGCGCGCCGATCTGGACGTGATCATGATCGCTCCGAAAGCGCCGGGCCACACCGTACGTTCCGAATTCGTCCGCGGCGGCGGTATTCCCGATCTGATCGCGATCCAGCAGGATGCTTCCGGCACCGCGAAAGATATTTGTTTGTCTTATGCGTCTGCGATCGGCGGCGGTCGTTCCGGCATCATCGAAACGACATTCCGTGACGAAACCGAAACCGACCTGTTCGGCGAACAAGCGGTGTTATGCGGCGGCGCTGTCGAGTTGGTCAAAGCGGGTTTCGAGACGCTGGTGGAAGCCGGTTATGAACCGGAAATGGCTTATTTCGAGTGTCTGCACGAACTGAAACTGATCGTAGATCTGATGTTCGAAGGCGGGATCGCCAACATGAACTATTCGATCTCCAACAACGCCGAGTATGGCGAATACGTCACCGGTCCGCGCGTAATCAACGAAGAAAGCCGCTGGGCGATGCGTGAAGCGTTGCAAAACATCCAAAGTGGTGATTACGCGAAACGCTTCATCATGGAGGGCATGACCAATTATCCGGAAATGACCGCCCGTCGCCGTCTGAACGCGGAACATCCGATCGAGCAAGTCGGCGAAAAACTACGCGCGATGATGCCTTGGATCGAAGCCAACAAAATCGTTGATAAATCGAAAAATTAA
- a CDS encoding pyrophosphate--fructose-6-phosphate 1-phosphotransferase, whose protein sequence is MSKPNRVAILTAGGLAPCLNSAIGSLIERYSEIDPSIDIICYRGGYKGLLKGDYYQVTPEIRKNAGLLQRFGGSAIGNSRVKLTNVKDCIKRGLVKEGEDPQKVAADQLVKDGVDVLHTIGGDDTNTAAADLAAFLAKNDYGLTVIGLPKTIDNDVFPIKQSLGAWTAAEQGAQYFQNVVAENNANPRMLIVHEVMGRNCGWLTAATAKEYRKLLDRSEWLPEIGLDRDAFEVHGVFIPEMEIDLAAEAKRLREVMDKVDCVNIFISEGAGVDAIVEELQAKGQEVPRDAFGHIKLDAVNPGKWFAEQFSEMIGAEKTLVQKSGYFSRASAANIEDMRLIKSCADLAVECAYRRESGVMGHDEDQNDVLRAIEFPRIKGGKPFDINTDWFTEILTAIGQNKGAKVDVSH, encoded by the coding sequence ATGAGTAAACCAAACAGAGTTGCAATTTTAACGGCAGGCGGTCTGGCGCCCTGCCTGAACTCGGCCATCGGCAGCCTGATCGAACGTTATAGCGAAATCGATCCCAGCATCGATATCATTTGTTATCGCGGCGGTTACAAGGGCTTGCTGAAAGGCGATTATTATCAAGTGACGCCTGAAATTCGCAAAAATGCCGGCCTGCTGCAGCGGTTCGGCGGCTCCGCGATCGGCAACAGCCGGGTTAAACTGACCAACGTCAAAGACTGCATCAAACGCGGCCTGGTCAAAGAAGGTGAGGATCCCCAAAAAGTCGCCGCCGACCAATTGGTCAAAGATGGTGTCGACGTGTTGCATACCATCGGCGGTGACGATACCAACACGGCGGCGGCCGATTTGGCGGCGTTCTTGGCGAAAAATGATTACGGCCTGACCGTGATCGGTTTGCCAAAAACGATCGATAACGACGTATTCCCGATTAAACAGTCCCTGGGCGCCTGGACTGCCGCCGAACAAGGCGCGCAATATTTCCAAAACGTCGTGGCGGAAAACAATGCTAATCCGCGCATGTTGATCGTTCATGAGGTGATGGGGCGTAACTGCGGTTGGTTGACCGCGGCCACTGCTAAGGAATACCGGAAGCTGCTGGATCGTTCCGAATGGTTGCCAGAAATTGGTTTGGATCGTGACGCGTTTGAAGTTCATGGCGTGTTTATTCCGGAAATGGAAATCGATCTGGCGGCTGAAGCGAAGCGTCTGCGTGAAGTGATGGACAAGGTTGATTGCGTCAACATCTTTATTTCCGAAGGCGCCGGTGTTGACGCCATCGTCGAAGAGTTGCAGGCGAAGGGGCAGGAAGTGCCGCGTGACGCCTTCGGCCATATCAAGCTGGATGCCGTCAATCCGGGCAAATGGTTTGCCGAGCAGTTTTCCGAAATGATCGGCGCGGAAAAAACCCTGGTGCAAAAATCCGGTTATTTCTCTCGCGCTTCCGCGGCCAACATCGAAGACATGCGTTTGATCAAATCCTGCGCCGACTTGGCGGTTGAATGCGCATACCGCCGTGAATCCGGTGTGATGGGGCATGATGAGGATCAAAACGATGTCTTGCGCGCGATCGAATTCCCGCGCATCAAAGGTGGCAAACCTTTCGATATAAACACCGATTGGTTTACCGAAATATTGACGGCGATCGGCCAAAACAAAGGCGCCAAAGTCGATGTCAGTCATTAA
- the pssA gene encoding CDP-diacylglycerol--serine O-phosphatidyltransferase — translation MSQKKSTIRHRGIYLLPNLFTTGAMFAGFYAIASAINGRYESAAVALFVAMILDGLDGRVARLTNTQSEFGVQYDSLSDMVSFGVAPALVMYLWAFGSLGKLGLFAAFVHMAGGALRLARFNTQVEVADKRYFQGLPSPAAAAILAGGLWISLEYGYDVETIKYLVLIVTICTGLLMVSNFRYSSFKEIDLKGRVPFVAAIAIMLAIGFVMAQPQTMLFLLAVGYAISGPVVTLVMRRKWHNRKQES, via the coding sequence ATGAGTCAGAAAAAATCAACGATTCGTCACCGCGGAATCTATTTGCTGCCCAATCTGTTCACTACGGGGGCTATGTTTGCCGGATTTTATGCGATTGCATCGGCGATTAATGGTCGCTATGAATCTGCGGCGGTGGCGCTGTTTGTTGCGATGATTCTGGATGGATTGGATGGGCGCGTCGCGCGCTTGACCAATACCCAGAGCGAATTCGGGGTGCAGTATGACAGCTTGTCCGACATGGTGTCGTTTGGCGTCGCGCCGGCGCTGGTGATGTACTTATGGGCCTTCGGCAGTCTTGGCAAATTAGGGTTGTTTGCGGCTTTTGTCCATATGGCCGGCGGCGCATTGAGATTGGCGCGCTTCAATACCCAAGTCGAGGTTGCCGATAAACGTTATTTTCAGGGACTCCCCAGTCCGGCAGCGGCGGCGATCCTGGCCGGCGGTTTATGGATCAGCCTGGAATACGGTTATGATGTCGAAACGATCAAATATCTGGTGTTGATTGTCACGATCTGCACCGGACTGCTGATGGTCAGTAATTTTCGTTATTCCAGTTTTAAAGAGATCGATCTGAAAGGGCGGGTGCCTTTTGTCGCGGCGATCGCGATCATGCTGGCGATCGGTTTCGTCATGGCCCAGCCGCAGACCATGTTGTTTCTGCTGGCGGTGGGATATGCGATCTCCGGACCCGTGGTGACGCTGGTGATGCGGAGAAAGTGGCATAACCGAAAACAGGAATCCTGA
- a CDS encoding 2-isopropylmalate synthase yields MKDKLIIFDTTLRDGEQSPGASMTRDEKVRIAKALERMRVDVIEAGFPAASQGDFASVQAVADVIKDSTVCGLARALDKDIDKAGEALQGANSSRIHTFIATSPIHMQMKLQMEPEQVIEYAVRAVKRARQYTDNVEFSPEDAGRSEEDFLCRILEAVIDAGATTLNIPDTVGYSVPHQFGATIGNLIQRIPNSDKAVFSVHCHNDLGLAVANSLAAVMNGARQIECTVNGLGERAGNAALEEVVMAVRTRQDIFPCQTGLDTREIVTCSKLVSTITGFPVQPNKAIVGANAFAHESGIHQDGVLKSRETYEIMQAEDVGWTANRMVLGKHSGRNAFKSRMTELGFQFHSEAELNDAFFRFKQLADKKHDIFDEDLQALISEVSIAAEEENVKLLSLKVCSETGETPSATVTLRIGNEELTGSSNGGGAVDASLKAIESLVKTGATLELYSVNNITTGTDAQGEVTVRLDKAGRIVNGLGADTDIVIASAKAYINAVNKLQSARQRQHPQTGDV; encoded by the coding sequence ATGAAAGACAAGTTAATTATTTTTGATACCACCTTGCGCGATGGCGAGCAAAGCCCCGGCGCATCGATGACGCGTGATGAAAAAGTCAGAATCGCCAAGGCGCTTGAACGCATGAGAGTGGATGTCATCGAAGCCGGCTTTCCGGCTGCCAGTCAAGGCGATTTCGCATCGGTACAGGCTGTCGCCGACGTCATTAAAGACAGCACGGTGTGCGGTTTGGCCAGGGCGCTGGACAAAGATATCGACAAGGCCGGCGAGGCATTGCAAGGCGCCAATAGTTCGCGCATCCACACGTTTATCGCCACTTCGCCGATTCACATGCAGATGAAGCTGCAGATGGAACCCGAGCAGGTGATCGAATATGCGGTGCGGGCGGTCAAAAGGGCCCGGCAATATACCGATAATGTCGAATTTTCTCCGGAAGACGCCGGACGCTCGGAAGAGGACTTTTTGTGTCGGATTCTCGAGGCGGTGATCGATGCCGGGGCGACGACGTTGAATATTCCCGATACCGTCGGTTACAGTGTGCCGCATCAGTTCGGCGCTACGATAGGCAATTTAATCCAACGCATACCGAATTCCGACAAAGCCGTTTTTTCCGTGCATTGCCATAATGATTTGGGCTTGGCTGTGGCCAACTCGCTGGCGGCGGTGATGAATGGCGCGCGCCAGATTGAATGTACCGTCAACGGTTTGGGCGAGCGGGCCGGTAATGCGGCGCTGGAAGAAGTGGTGATGGCGGTGCGGACGCGGCAGGACATTTTTCCTTGTCAAACCGGGCTGGATACCCGGGAAATTGTCACCTGCTCCAAATTGGTTTCGACGATTACCGGTTTTCCGGTGCAACCAAACAAGGCGATCGTCGGCGCCAACGCCTTCGCCCACGAGTCGGGGATACATCAGGACGGCGTGTTAAAGAGCCGCGAAACCTACGAGATCATGCAGGCGGAAGATGTCGGATGGACGGCCAATCGCATGGTATTGGGCAAACATTCCGGGCGCAATGCCTTCAAGAGCCGGATGACCGAGCTGGGCTTTCAATTCCACAGCGAAGCGGAATTGAACGACGCGTTTTTCCGTTTCAAGCAATTGGCCGATAAGAAGCACGATATCTTCGATGAAGATTTGCAGGCGTTGATTTCCGAAGTCAGCATCGCCGCCGAGGAAGAGAATGTCAAACTGCTTTCCTTGAAGGTTTGCTCGGAAACTGGAGAAACCCCCAGCGCCACAGTGACATTGAGAATCGGCAACGAGGAGTTGACCGGCAGTTCCAACGGCGGCGGCGCGGTCGACGCAAGTCTGAAAGCGATTGAAAGTCTGGTTAAAACCGGCGCCACGTTGGAATTGTACTCGGTCAATAACATAACCACCGGCACCGATGCTCAGGGCGAAGTGACGGTGCGTCTGGATAAGGCCGGACGGATTGTAAATGGACTCGGGGCCGATACCGATATCGTCATCGCTTCGGCCAAGGCATATATCAATGCCGTCAATAAACTGCAATCGGCCAGACAGAGACAGCACCCGCAAACAGGCGATGTTTAA
- a CDS encoding uracil-DNA glycosylase → MASDSEIDEATRLQYLQAMGIDVWALRRNQALPNASEESDDVEPSEAVNDDNWGDLERQVAECRLCPLSETRTQTVFGSGNKQADWMLIGEAPGQNEDREGLPFVGKAGQLLTEMIRALGMAREQVYIANVIKCRPPGNRDPKVEEVSACSDYLRRQIALIRPKIILAVGRVAAQSLLNTQDPLAKLRNVVHKLDDIPLIVIYHPAYLLRSPLEKRKAWEDLQFAMKTFEDMNK, encoded by the coding sequence ATGGCGTCTGATTCCGAGATCGATGAAGCGACCCGCCTGCAATATTTACAGGCCATGGGAATAGACGTCTGGGCGCTCAGGCGGAACCAGGCTTTGCCGAATGCTAGTGAGGAAAGCGACGATGTCGAGCCGTCGGAAGCGGTCAACGATGATAACTGGGGCGATCTGGAGCGCCAGGTCGCCGAATGTCGGCTTTGTCCGTTATCTGAAACCCGCACACAAACGGTTTTCGGCAGCGGCAACAAACAGGCCGACTGGATGTTGATCGGCGAGGCGCCTGGTCAGAATGAAGATCGCGAAGGCCTGCCCTTTGTCGGCAAAGCGGGACAGTTGTTGACGGAAATGATCCGCGCCTTAGGCATGGCGCGTGAGCAGGTTTATATCGCCAACGTCATTAAGTGTCGCCCTCCCGGAAATCGTGATCCTAAGGTCGAAGAAGTGTCGGCCTGTAGCGATTATTTACGACGGCAAATCGCATTGATTAGACCTAAAATCATTCTTGCCGTCGGTCGGGTTGCCGCGCAAAGCCTGCTGAATACACAAGACCCTCTGGCAAAGCTACGCAATGTGGTGCATAAACTGGATGATATACCGTTGATTGTGATATACCATCCTGCCTACCTGTTACGTTCGCCGTTGGAAAAACGTAAAGCCTGGGAGGACTTGCAATTCGCAATGAAAACGTTTGAAGATATGAATAAATAG
- the rimI gene encoding ribosomal protein S18-alanine N-acetyltransferase, translated as MHKFLDKVKDMLIYDADREFYAKVFPGSVSRKDLMKIRRMDVSDLPGVMEIEGKNYNYPWSENIFKDCLRALNYSCWVCEEQDQKVVGYCIVSIAAGEAHIMNLCVDPAVQGQGAGRKLLEKMIEISRGKAERMFLEVRPSNARAIGLYRSLGFNEIGIRKDYYPAKNGREDAVMLALELVPML; from the coding sequence ATGCACAAATTTTTGGACAAAGTGAAGGATATGCTGATATATGATGCGGACAGGGAATTTTACGCCAAGGTCTTTCCCGGCTCCGTTTCTCGCAAGGATTTGATGAAAATACGGCGGATGGATGTGTCAGACCTGCCTGGCGTGATGGAGATCGAGGGGAAAAACTATAATTATCCTTGGTCGGAAAATATTTTTAAGGATTGTTTACGGGCGCTGAATTACAGCTGTTGGGTGTGTGAGGAGCAGGATCAAAAGGTCGTTGGTTACTGCATCGTCTCAATTGCGGCAGGAGAAGCGCACATCATGAATCTGTGTGTCGACCCGGCGGTGCAAGGGCAGGGAGCTGGGCGTAAGCTGTTGGAAAAGATGATCGAGATATCCCGAGGCAAGGCGGAAAGGATGTTTCTGGAAGTCAGGCCCTCCAATGCAAGGGCCATCGGCTTATACCGAAGTCTCGGTTTTAATGAGATCGGCATACGTAAGGACTATTATCCAGCCAAAAATGGCAGGGAAGATGCGGTCATGTTGGCTTTGGAGCTGGTGCCGATGCTGTAG
- a CDS encoding YigZ family protein produces MKTVSETAIIEETIKKSRFIAAMNPCQSEAQAHAILRELHQQHPNANHIVFAYRINSDKGLLCRFHDAGEPSGTAGKPIFHHLEGKQLINVMIVVVRYFGGIKLGAGGLARAYGNSARQAIEAAELKDYVKMAEVTLALEYSQMKHLEYQLKKLDGKIIAQDYSDKIRVKLSLPAENVQILKDLTL; encoded by the coding sequence GTGAAAACCGTCAGTGAAACCGCCATTATCGAAGAAACGATCAAAAAATCCCGTTTTATCGCCGCGATGAATCCCTGCCAATCCGAAGCCCAGGCGCATGCGATCCTAAGGGAATTGCATCAGCAACATCCTAACGCCAACCATATCGTTTTCGCCTATCGGATCAATAGCGACAAAGGCTTGCTGTGCCGTTTTCATGATGCCGGCGAACCGTCAGGGACGGCCGGGAAACCGATATTTCACCATCTGGAAGGCAAGCAACTGATTAACGTCATGATCGTCGTCGTCCGTTATTTCGGCGGCATCAAGTTGGGGGCCGGCGGTCTGGCCCGCGCCTATGGCAACAGCGCCAGGCAAGCCATCGAGGCCGCCGAGCTGAAGGACTATGTAAAAATGGCGGAAGTGACTCTGGCCCTAGAATATAGCCAGATGAAGCATCTGGAATATCAATTGAAAAAACTGGATGGAAAAATCATCGCACAGGACTACTCGGACAAAATACGCGTCAAGCTCAGCTTGCCGGCGGAAAACGTCCAAATCCTGAAAGACCTAACGCTATAA
- a CDS encoding ATP-grasp domain-containing protein: MTTKAIIFMSKLQKENFNPEKGYVALLGWSINAIEAADRFDRRYVVVAPDWAEEYCEEHQIPYVPWNFERLNDRSMEIAQTLKDMGVNVAIPLFEETVEWAGAINSVLMDKPRLFGQAMLLRDKALMKRRAQLGGIRVGIFEEAHDKEDVVRFLKRVNQTLLKLDGDPNDPIHLKAFDKAGCLGHRVIRTPDEVDTIPDEEFPVLMESHLDGWEFAVEAWIHNGKIRFLNISEYVTLGYSVFVPATPELEKYRPQITAQIEKLIKTFEIDFGFIHPEYFVTNDGEMYFGEVAYRPPGFKVFELLERAYGFNAYQGLILSFDPKTSEEEISEFFPKEVVDAKGVAGCFGVYPRRRVVSRLEIPEETEEHPYFESHELTPPLEETVTKRTAFGTHWGLIYFYGSDPHVMRDLLKHQEDLDFYV, translated from the coding sequence ATGACAACAAAGGCAATCATTTTTATGAGTAAGCTTCAAAAAGAAAACTTTAACCCCGAAAAAGGCTATGTGGCGCTTCTGGGCTGGAGCATCAACGCGATTGAAGCCGCCGACCGTTTTGACCGACGCTATGTAGTGGTAGCTCCTGACTGGGCTGAAGAATACTGCGAGGAACACCAGATTCCCTATGTGCCTTGGAACTTCGAGCGACTCAACGACCGCTCTATGGAAATTGCGCAAACCTTGAAGGACATGGGCGTGAACGTTGCCATTCCGCTGTTCGAGGAAACGGTTGAATGGGCCGGCGCCATCAACTCGGTATTGATGGACAAGCCGCGTCTCTTCGGTCAGGCGATGTTACTGCGTGACAAGGCGCTGATGAAACGCCGTGCCCAGCTGGGCGGCATCCGCGTCGGCATCTTCGAGGAAGCGCACGACAAAGAAGATGTAGTACGTTTCCTTAAACGGGTAAACCAGACCCTGCTCAAGCTGGACGGCGACCCCAATGACCCCATCCATCTTAAGGCCTTCGACAAAGCCGGTTGTCTGGGGCATAGGGTGATTCGTACGCCCGACGAAGTGGATACCATTCCCGATGAGGAATTTCCGGTGCTTATGGAGTCTCACCTGGACGGCTGGGAGTTTGCAGTGGAAGCCTGGATTCACAACGGCAAAATCCGCTTTTTGAATATATCCGAGTATGTAACCCTGGGTTACTCCGTGTTTGTACCCGCCACCCCCGAGCTGGAAAAATACCGACCGCAAATTACCGCCCAGATTGAAAAGCTAATCAAGACCTTCGAAATCGACTTCGGCTTTATCCACCCGGAATACTTTGTCACCAATGATGGCGAAATGTACTTTGGCGAAGTTGCCTATCGCCCGCCCGGCTTCAAAGTGTTCGAACTGTTGGAACGTGCCTATGGTTTCAATGCCTATCAGGGCTTGATCCTTTCCTTCGACCCCAAAACCAGCGAAGAAGAAATCAGCGAATTTTTCCCCAAAGAGGTTGTGGACGCCAAAGGCGTGGCCGGCTGTTTTGGGGTTTATCCGCGCCGCCGGGTGGTCAGCCGACTGGAGATACCCGAGGAAACCGAAGAGCATCCCTATTTCGAATCGCACGAGCTGACCCCGCCACTGGAAGAAACCGTGACCAAACGTACTGCCTTTGGCACCCACTGGGGACTGATCTACTTTTACGGCTCCGACCCTCACGTCATGAGGGACTTACTGAAACATCAGGAAGACCTCGATTTCTATGTATAA